The bacterium genome has a window encoding:
- a CDS encoding 2-oxoisovalerate dehydrogenase gives MEIMFEVTEAPEGGFDARALGHSIFTQGEDWADLKAMVTDAVRCHYGDGDEPRVVQAGH, from the coding sequence ATGGAGATCATGTTCGAGGTGACGGAGGCGCCGGAGGGCGGCTTCGATGCTCGAGCTCTGGGCCACAGCATCTTCACGCAGGGTGAAGACTGGGCCGATCTCAAGGCGATGGTCACCGACGCCGTCCGCTGCCACTACGGAGATGGTGACGAGCCGCGTGTTGTGCAGGCTGGCCACTGA
- a CDS encoding site-2 protease family protein, whose translation MRFRLFGFPVHIHFTFLLVLVLLFDTGLGPVATTLWALAILLSVILHELGHAATVRRLGGRVEGITIYALGGATYWRERDIPLGGWRLFTIAASGSAVGLFAGLGLYWYAQLGGLGRFGQLAIESPWRIHLAAADRYGEYLVFFVGAFIWVSVVWGLVNWLPIGGLDGSKMLRAVLIRMLGPSGDLHSRIIGMIVGVAAAVWAWQRGLVVAAVLAVVFAGADLMAYRRPIIRPPSP comes from the coding sequence GTGCGCTTCCGGCTGTTCGGGTTCCCCGTCCACATCCATTTCACCTTCCTGCTCGTACTCGTGCTCCTGTTCGACACCGGACTCGGCCCGGTCGCGACGACCCTGTGGGCGCTTGCCATCCTGCTTTCCGTGATCCTGCACGAGCTCGGCCACGCGGCAACGGTGCGGCGTCTCGGCGGCCGTGTCGAGGGCATCACCATCTACGCGCTGGGCGGTGCGACGTACTGGAGGGAGCGGGATATCCCCCTCGGGGGCTGGAGGTTGTTCACGATCGCCGCATCGGGCTCCGCAGTGGGCCTCTTCGCCGGCCTGGGCCTGTACTGGTATGCCCAGCTGGGCGGCCTGGGCCGGTTCGGGCAACTGGCGATCGAGAGTCCGTGGCGCATCCACCTGGCGGCCGCCGACCGGTACGGGGAGTACCTGGTGTTCTTCGTGGGGGCCTTCATCTGGGTGTCCGTGGTCTGGGGGCTGGTCAACTGGCTGCCGATCGGCGGGCTGGACGGGTCGAAGATGCTCCGCGCCGTGCTGATCAGGATGCTGGGCCCGAGCGGCGACCTCCACTCCCGGATCATCGGCATGATCGTGGGCGTGGCGGCGGCGGTCTGGGCCTGGCAAAGAGGTCTGGTGGTGGCGGCCGTCCTGGCCGTGGTCTTCGCCGGGGCGGACCTCATGGCGTACCGGCGCCCGATCATCCGCCCGCCCTCACCCTGA
- a CDS encoding phosphotransferase family protein — protein sequence MSGTGQEHPPDGSGPDGALPGIHRERVTEWMVRNIESAVPPFRFAPIPGGNSNLTYRVRGADGAEYALRRPPLGHVLATAHDVAREFRIISALGGTDVPVPPALGLCSDPAVNDAPFYVMGFVAGVVPHDRTAGSSMTPADRRSLGEDAVTVLAGLHSLDPDDIGLGDLGRREGYVQRQLRRWSRQWESSKQRDLPVMDRVRTLLEDRIPTQQRTGVAHGDYRFGNLIVEDGRIGAVVDWELCTLGDPLTDLGYLANDWIDPGGPELWRSSVVQDGGFQSRDEMVARYAALTGADVSELPYYRAMQAWRLAAILEGVYARYRHGVMDNISGVDLPSLAGSVERLAGFALAALEGGAHPSP from the coding sequence GTGAGCGGGACCGGGCAGGAGCATCCACCGGACGGCTCGGGTCCGGACGGCGCCCTTCCCGGTATCCACCGCGAGCGGGTTACCGAGTGGATGGTGAGGAACATCGAGAGCGCCGTCCCGCCGTTCCGGTTCGCGCCCATACCGGGCGGCAACTCCAACCTCACCTACCGGGTCAGGGGAGCGGACGGCGCGGAGTATGCGCTCAGAAGGCCTCCATTGGGCCATGTCCTGGCCACGGCTCACGATGTGGCCCGCGAGTTCCGGATCATCTCAGCCTTGGGCGGGACCGACGTACCGGTGCCTCCGGCCCTCGGCCTATGCAGCGATCCGGCTGTCAACGACGCCCCGTTCTACGTGATGGGATTCGTCGCCGGCGTGGTGCCCCACGACCGGACGGCGGGTTCGTCCATGACGCCGGCCGACCGGAGGTCTCTCGGCGAGGATGCCGTGACGGTGCTGGCGGGTCTCCACTCCTTGGACCCCGATGACATCGGGCTGGGCGACCTCGGCCGCCGGGAGGGGTACGTGCAGCGCCAGTTGCGCCGCTGGTCGCGCCAGTGGGAGTCCTCCAAGCAGCGGGACCTTCCGGTCATGGACCGGGTCCGGACCCTGCTGGAGGACCGGATCCCCACCCAGCAACGAACCGGTGTCGCGCACGGTGACTATCGGTTCGGCAACCTGATCGTCGAGGACGGGAGGATCGGGGCCGTGGTCGACTGGGAGCTCTGCACCCTGGGCGACCCTCTGACCGATCTCGGGTACCTGGCCAACGACTGGATCGATCCCGGCGGGCCGGAGCTCTGGCGGTCGTCGGTGGTCCAGGACGGTGGATTCCAGTCCCGCGACGAGATGGTGGCCCGCTACGCGGCCCTCACCGGGGCGGACGTATCGGAGCTTCCGTACTACCGGGCGATGCAGGCATGGCGCCTGGCGGCCATCCTGGAAGGGGTCTACGCCCGCTACCGGCACGGCGTGATGGACAACATCTCGGGCGTGGACCTTCCGTCCCTGGCCGGTTCGGTGGAGCGGTTGGCAGGTTTCGCCCTCGCGGCTCTGGAGGGCGGTGCCCACCCGTCTCCCTGA
- a CDS encoding ferredoxin gives MMVWIDQDLCTGDGICEEIAPDVFEGRDDGLWVVKEEARHFGSTLVFDDENGDGHGPEGARGVARVPDSLIEDVIESAEECPGECIMIEPYNPELVAEGR, from the coding sequence ATGATGGTGTGGATCGACCAGGATCTGTGCACCGGGGACGGCATCTGCGAGGAAATAGCTCCCGACGTGTTCGAGGGTCGCGACGACGGCCTGTGGGTGGTGAAGGAAGAAGCCAGGCACTTCGGCTCGACCCTGGTCTTCGACGATGAGAATGGAGACGGGCACGGCCCCGAGGGCGCCCGCGGGGTGGCGCGAGTGCCTGACAGCCTGATCGAGGACGTGATCGAGTCCGCCGAGGAATGCCCGGGGGAATGCATCATGATCGAGCCCTACAACCCCGAGCTGGTGGCCGAAGGCCGATAG
- a CDS encoding N-acetylmuramoyl-L-alanine amidase produces the protein MMTTGSRRRGLAILAATLLLLTVALLPAGAQYYPPGPPGNGVVISDDGLVLPVREITDDGYVVTTTCWNEAMVTGGTYISHVEVVIDPGHGGSEYGAVGSNGLTEKALNLDVSELLIEELRDRGFNAIMTRTTDVRIPIVVRAEIARALKPDVFISLHHNGGATARSELPGTETYHQIEGANSKRLAGILFEELQGAFSQYDVAWRKTVFQGASSVLRVEVQDDLYGILQYTPGIATVITEAAYLSTPAEARLLADPEVHKVEAVAIADGIERYLTTSDPGSGFNPMFSTSRKLSAGGPGGCRDAELGDLGVDEPGFDDVADGSHRQDIDALRNKGILDGTECGPDLFCPRQPIKRWMMAVWLVRALDGADPDPVTESRFVYAGADRWWTPYVERLAELEVTRGCSTAPDRFCPYDLVTRGQMASFLTRAFDLGTGRPSGFTDTAGSTHAAAIDAVAAADITRGCMIFPPRYCPGADTTKGQMATLLARALDLVLLDPIRGDR, from the coding sequence ATGATGACGACCGGCTCGCGCCGCCGGGGACTGGCCATCCTGGCTGCCACGCTCCTCCTCTTGACCGTCGCCCTGTTGCCGGCCGGCGCCCAGTACTACCCCCCTGGCCCTCCCGGCAACGGCGTCGTGATCAGCGACGACGGACTGGTGCTCCCGGTGAGGGAGATCACGGATGACGGATACGTGGTCACCACCACCTGCTGGAACGAAGCCATGGTGACCGGAGGCACGTACATCTCGCACGTGGAAGTGGTGATCGACCCCGGCCATGGAGGTTCGGAGTACGGCGCCGTGGGCAGCAACGGGCTGACCGAGAAGGCCCTGAACCTGGACGTCTCGGAGTTGCTGATAGAGGAACTGCGAGACCGGGGTTTCAACGCGATCATGACCCGGACCACCGACGTCCGCATCCCGATCGTGGTGCGGGCCGAGATCGCCCGAGCCCTGAAGCCCGACGTGTTCATCTCGCTCCATCACAACGGCGGTGCCACCGCCCGCTCCGAACTCCCCGGTACCGAGACCTACCACCAGATCGAGGGCGCCAACTCGAAGCGGCTGGCGGGCATCCTCTTCGAGGAGCTGCAGGGGGCGTTCTCTCAGTACGACGTGGCGTGGCGCAAGACCGTGTTCCAGGGCGCCTCCTCCGTGCTCCGCGTCGAGGTTCAGGACGACCTGTACGGGATCCTCCAGTACACCCCCGGCATCGCCACGGTCATCACCGAGGCCGCCTACCTCTCGACACCGGCCGAGGCCCGGCTGCTGGCCGACCCGGAGGTGCATAAGGTCGAGGCGGTGGCCATCGCGGACGGGATCGAGCGGTACCTCACCACCAGCGACCCGGGCTCGGGGTTCAACCCCATGTTCAGCACCTCCAGGAAGCTCTCCGCCGGAGGGCCCGGCGGCTGCAGGGACGCCGAACTGGGCGATCTCGGCGTCGACGAACCGGGCTTCGACGATGTTGCGGACGGCAGTCACCGGCAGGACATCGATGCCCTACGGAACAAGGGCATCCTCGACGGCACCGAGTGCGGGCCCGACCTGTTCTGCCCGCGCCAGCCCATCAAGCGCTGGATGATGGCCGTGTGGCTGGTGAGGGCCCTGGACGGCGCCGACCCCGATCCCGTCACGGAATCCCGGTTCGTCTACGCCGGCGCGGACCGCTGGTGGACGCCCTACGTCGAGCGCCTGGCCGAACTGGAGGTCACTCGAGGGTGCAGCACGGCGCCCGACCGCTTCTGCCCCTACGACCTGGTCACCCGGGGCCAGATGGCGTCATTCCTCACCCGGGCCTTCGATCTCGGTACAGGTCGCCCGAGCGGCTTCACCGATACCGCCGGGAGCACCCACGCGGCCGCGATCGACGCCGTTGCCGCCGCAGACATCACGCGCGGCTGCATGATCTTCCCGCCCCGCTACTGCCCAGGCGCCGATACCACCAAGGGCCAGATGGCCACCCTGCTAGCGCGGGCTCTGGACCTGGTCCTCCTCGACCCTATCCGTGGGGACCGTTAA
- a CDS encoding amidohydrolase family protein: MAVVDAHLHLFKPASEQYPRDVFEAMTPVEREESAEEFLAAMDSAGVDHAVIVPLSVHDHYLAEILVEFPGRFAGVGVYDADAEDGAGQVARRAEQVGIQGLRFYGFGGEEGQAPDSLAVFPALEAMRDLDMKVWFYGDPVQVGLLDGVMQALPGLKVVLNHLGFCPDIWMEIAIDEDRRPRFDIPLPPDSLSLIEEMAAKHPEDLYVHLSGQYAFTQTPYPYPDLQEVVDRVYAAFGAGRMLNASDWPWIKVNPGYSDVLSLVDHYLPAIPPEDRAAIRGGTALSLFDF; this comes from the coding sequence ATGGCGGTAGTAGACGCCCACCTGCATCTTTTCAAGCCGGCTAGCGAGCAGTACCCGCGGGACGTCTTCGAGGCGATGACCCCGGTCGAGCGGGAGGAATCGGCGGAGGAGTTCCTGGCGGCCATGGACAGCGCCGGCGTCGACCATGCCGTGATCGTTCCGCTGTCGGTCCACGATCACTACCTGGCGGAGATCCTGGTCGAGTTCCCCGGCCGCTTCGCCGGAGTGGGGGTCTACGACGCGGATGCGGAGGACGGCGCCGGCCAGGTGGCCCGGCGGGCGGAGCAGGTCGGCATCCAGGGGCTCCGGTTCTACGGCTTCGGCGGTGAGGAGGGCCAGGCGCCCGACTCGTTGGCGGTGTTCCCCGCCCTGGAGGCGATGCGCGACCTGGACATGAAGGTGTGGTTCTACGGCGACCCGGTCCAGGTGGGCCTGCTCGACGGGGTGATGCAGGCGCTACCCGGTCTCAAGGTGGTGCTCAACCACCTGGGTTTCTGTCCCGACATCTGGATGGAGATAGCCATCGACGAGGACCGCCGTCCCCGCTTCGATATCCCGCTTCCGCCGGATTCCCTGAGCCTGATCGAGGAGATGGCCGCCAAGCATCCGGAGGACCTCTACGTGCACCTGTCGGGCCAGTACGCCTTCACCCAGACCCCCTATCCGTACCCGGACCTCCAGGAGGTGGTGGACCGTGTGTATGCCGCGTTCGGCGCCGGCCGGATGCTCAACGCGTCCGACTGGCCCTGGATCAAGGTGAACCCCGGCTACTCCGACGTGCTGTCCCTGGTGGATCACTACCTGCCCGCCATCCCGCCCGAGGACCGGGCTGCCATCCGCGGCGGCACCGCGCTGTCGCTGTTCGACTTCTAG
- a CDS encoding AMP-binding protein, which yields MADYEEARRTFRLGVPAEFNYARDVVDERARVRPLDLALLALDPQGGNPRRLSFRDLSERSNRAANFLSARGVTKGDRIFLMMPRIPEWYDVMLGAFKLGAVPMPGTVQLTPKDIRYRIESSEATVAVTDPEGAAKVDEVQSTFPALRQRIVADGAYGDWISLEDGMERASTAEPDSAPTAAADPLLIYFTSGTTGQPKMVLHTHASYGIGHEVTARFWMDLRPNDLHWTISDLGWAKAAYGKLFGQWRRGAAVLVWDGRGKPDFDQILHIAESYGVTTFCAPPTIYRQFVQMDLSRFDLSRMRHAMAAGEPLESETFEVWKQATGLEIHDGYGQTETCITVANYPSLPKKPGSMGKPSPGYEVAVVDDGGVPVEPGIEGQIAIRVKPQRPVGLFSEYWKDPERTAEVFQGDWYYSGDRAHVDGDGYFWFGSRTDDVIISAGYRIGPFEVESVVMEHPSVAETAVIGVPDPERGEVVKAFVVLAPGRVASPDLASEIQQHCKKSTAPYKYPRQVEFVEELPKTISGKIRRVELRQREASTE from the coding sequence ATGGCCGACTACGAGGAGGCCCGCCGGACGTTCCGGCTCGGGGTGCCGGCCGAGTTCAACTATGCGAGGGACGTGGTCGACGAGCGGGCACGGGTGCGTCCCTTAGACCTGGCCCTGCTGGCGCTGGATCCTCAGGGGGGAAACCCCCGGCGGTTGAGTTTCCGTGACCTGTCCGAGCGATCGAACCGGGCCGCGAACTTCCTTTCCGCCCGAGGGGTGACGAAGGGGGACAGAATCTTCTTGATGATGCCCCGGATCCCGGAGTGGTACGACGTGATGCTCGGCGCCTTCAAGCTCGGGGCCGTCCCGATGCCCGGAACCGTGCAGCTCACGCCCAAGGACATTCGATACCGGATCGAGAGTTCCGAGGCCACGGTGGCGGTGACCGATCCTGAGGGCGCGGCCAAGGTTGACGAGGTGCAGTCCACCTTCCCGGCGCTGAGGCAACGGATCGTCGCCGACGGGGCATACGGTGACTGGATCTCGCTCGAGGACGGAATGGAGCGAGCCAGTACGGCGGAGCCTGACTCGGCGCCGACCGCCGCAGCCGACCCGCTGTTGATCTACTTCACATCGGGCACGACAGGCCAACCGAAGATGGTGCTGCACACGCACGCCTCCTACGGGATCGGCCATGAGGTCACCGCGCGGTTCTGGATGGACCTCAGGCCCAATGATCTGCATTGGACGATCTCAGATCTTGGCTGGGCGAAGGCGGCCTACGGGAAGCTCTTCGGTCAGTGGAGACGTGGGGCGGCTGTTCTCGTATGGGACGGCAGGGGAAAGCCGGACTTCGACCAGATCCTGCACATCGCTGAGAGTTACGGGGTGACGACGTTCTGCGCTCCCCCCACCATCTATCGACAGTTCGTCCAGATGGACCTATCGCGATTCGACCTGTCACGGATGAGGCACGCGATGGCGGCGGGCGAGCCGCTGGAATCCGAGACCTTCGAGGTGTGGAAGCAAGCAACCGGTCTCGAGATCCATGACGGCTACGGACAGACCGAGACATGCATCACGGTCGCCAACTATCCCAGCCTGCCCAAGAAGCCCGGGTCGATGGGCAAGCCGAGTCCCGGCTACGAGGTTGCGGTCGTCGACGATGGCGGGGTGCCGGTGGAGCCGGGAATCGAGGGGCAGATTGCGATCAGGGTGAAGCCCCAGCGACCCGTCGGCCTCTTCTCCGAGTACTGGAAGGACCCGGAGCGCACCGCTGAGGTGTTTCAGGGCGACTGGTACTACAGCGGCGACAGGGCCCACGTCGATGGGGACGGATACTTCTGGTTCGGTTCGAGAACCGACGATGTCATCATCTCCGCCGGATACCGGATCGGACCTTTCGAAGTCGAGTCGGTGGTGATGGAACACCCCTCGGTCGCCGAGACCGCCGTGATCGGAGTGCCGGACCCCGAACGAGGCGAGGTCGTCAAGGCGTTCGTCGTCCTCGCGCCCGGCCGGGTGGCATCGCCGGACCTGGCGAGCGAGATCCAGCAGCACTGCAAGAAGTCGACGGCTCCCTACAAGTATCCCCGTCAAGTCGAGTTCGTGGAGGAGTTGCCGAAGACGATCTCCGGCAAGATCCGCAGAGTCGAACTCAGACAACGAGAAGCTTCGACCGAGTGA
- a CDS encoding ABC transporter ATP-binding protein yields the protein MTDQGGWPSGGDQPVSAPLLSIEGLRTMVSSRRDSFDVVRGLSLDIYPNEVLCLVGESGCGKSITALSIMRLLPNPPVRVREGKIRFRGEDLLRLSGKRMRSIRADSISMIFQDPLTSLDPVFTVGDVIVEVIRAHRDVSKDEARRLAGDALAKVGLPDPISRLGSYPHQLSGGMRQRVMIAMALVLDPDILIADEPTTALDVTVQAQILDQLVTEQRERNMAMLLITHDLAVVAAVADRVAVMYAGEIVEQAPVDELFEDPRHPYTQGLLRALPKVSATRRRLDPIPGLVPSLQMMPPGCAFAPRCPHALDRCWNEQPELATDPDGRVFRCFNPQPFAG from the coding sequence ATGACCGATCAAGGTGGCTGGCCATCCGGTGGCGACCAGCCGGTAAGCGCCCCGTTGCTCTCGATCGAAGGGCTCCGCACCATGGTCAGTTCCCGGAGGGATTCCTTCGACGTGGTGCGCGGCCTGTCGCTCGACATCTACCCCAACGAGGTGCTGTGCCTGGTGGGCGAGAGCGGCTGCGGTAAGAGCATCACCGCCCTGTCCATCATGCGCCTTCTCCCCAACCCGCCGGTGCGGGTCCGGGAAGGGAAGATCCGGTTTCGCGGCGAGGATCTGCTGAGGTTGAGCGGCAAGCGGATGCGCAGCATCCGGGCCGATTCGATCTCGATGATCTTCCAGGATCCGCTCACCTCCCTCGACCCGGTGTTCACGGTGGGAGACGTGATCGTGGAGGTGATCAGGGCCCATCGGGACGTGAGCAAGGACGAAGCCCGCCGGCTGGCCGGTGACGCTCTGGCCAAGGTGGGCCTGCCCGATCCGATCTCCCGGCTCGGCTCGTACCCGCACCAGCTCTCGGGAGGCATGCGGCAGCGGGTGATGATCGCCATGGCCCTCGTGCTGGACCCCGACATCCTGATCGCCGACGAGCCGACCACCGCGCTCGATGTGACCGTCCAGGCCCAGATCCTCGACCAGCTCGTGACGGAGCAGCGGGAGCGCAACATGGCCATGCTCCTAATCACCCACGACCTGGCGGTGGTGGCCGCGGTGGCCGACCGGGTGGCGGTCATGTACGCAGGAGAGATCGTGGAGCAAGCCCCCGTGGACGAGCTGTTCGAGGACCCGCGCCACCCCTACACCCAGGGCCTGCTCCGTGCTCTGCCGAAGGTGAGCGCGACGCGCCGGCGCCTGGACCCGATCCCGGGCCTGGTGCCGTCCCTCCAGATGATGCCGCCCGGGTGCGCCTTCGCCCCGCGCTGTCCCCATGCCCTGGATCGTTGCTGGAACGAACAGCCGGAGTTGGCCACCGACCCGGACGGCCGGGTTTTCCGGTGCTTCAACCCGCAACCGTTCGCCGGTTGA
- a CDS encoding ABC transporter permease — protein sequence MKRVLARTVYMVVVLVLSSIAVFYAIRLSGGDAVAARVPASASAEEREAVREQLGLNDPFHEQYFDYMGRLFTGDLGNSLTNNAQIGKMITEHGKNSLILGVAAFVLVFGVGIPLGMLASLRRNSWWDGGIMTFSVAGMAVPNFWLALLAVWLFASVLGWLPSAGCCGPKQLVLPAVVLAMEGMALTVRMTRSAMLENLNQDFVRTLRSGGLSESKVIGRHVFRNALVPIVSLAGLRIGQIVGYALVVETIFGWPGLGQVLVNAVLRRDYPVAQFFSLVLITVVLLSNWLADVGYTVVNPRLRRG from the coding sequence ATGAAACGGGTACTGGCCCGCACCGTGTACATGGTGGTCGTCCTGGTGCTGTCCTCGATCGCCGTGTTCTACGCCATCCGGCTGTCAGGCGGCGACGCGGTGGCGGCCCGGGTCCCGGCGTCGGCCTCGGCGGAGGAACGGGAGGCGGTCCGGGAGCAACTCGGCCTCAACGACCCGTTCCACGAGCAGTACTTCGACTACATGGGCCGGTTGTTCACCGGCGATCTGGGCAACTCCCTCACCAACAACGCCCAGATCGGGAAGATGATCACCGAGCACGGCAAGAACAGCCTCATACTGGGAGTGGCCGCCTTCGTGCTCGTGTTCGGTGTGGGCATCCCCTTGGGCATGCTGGCCTCGCTGCGCAGGAACTCGTGGTGGGACGGCGGGATCATGACCTTCTCGGTGGCCGGGATGGCCGTGCCCAACTTCTGGCTGGCCCTGCTGGCGGTGTGGTTGTTCGCGTCCGTGCTGGGGTGGCTCCCCTCCGCCGGCTGCTGCGGTCCCAAGCAACTGGTGCTGCCTGCGGTGGTGCTGGCGATGGAAGGCATGGCGCTGACCGTCCGGATGACCCGTTCGGCCATGCTGGAGAACCTCAACCAGGACTTCGTCCGGACCCTCCGGTCGGGCGGCCTCTCGGAGTCGAAGGTCATCGGTCGCCACGTCTTCCGCAACGCGCTGGTGCCGATCGTGTCGCTGGCGGGCCTCCGGATCGGGCAGATCGTGGGCTATGCGCTGGTGGTCGAGACCATTTTCGGCTGGCCCGGCCTGGGGCAGGTGCTGGTCAACGCGGTGCTGAGGCGCGACTATCCGGTGGCGCAGTTTTTCTCGCTGGTGCTGATCACCGTCGTCCTTCTGTCCAACTGGCTGGCCGATGTCGGGTACACGGTCGTCAACCCCCGCCTGCGGAGAGGCTGA